One genomic window of Desulfobulbaceae bacterium DB1 includes the following:
- a CDS encoding cation diffusion facilitator family transporter, with amino-acid sequence MSSTAIRAELKSARSRAIVSVVLNIFLMVIKGIAGVKADSSALLGDAIHSGTDVFAAAAAFLGLWLAGREHPSFPYGLYKAETIATLVSAVAVLVAGYEIARQALVGPERLPDVAIALPVTVFCLAAALIFGFVQMRAGERLNSPALKADARDYLADSLSTAVVLVGLVATSLGWPLDRWAAAAVSLFVFRSGGGLLLMAVKDLLDGAIDRETEREIIQMVEAYPRVTRVRKCLSRTAGGRFIVDMDVIMHTPSHKLAGQLADRLEEDIPARFPRVIMARVRPHYSSGEVVKRVVPVTGPGGELSGHLGSAAWFLLETIDKKSGKIIREYVENPYAKEKKKKGLLVGRWLLSLKPDLLAVPESAGKDGVAVVLLREAGVEIVPATNDNFKTEEASLSRQGD; translated from the coding sequence ATGTCCTCAACCGCCATACGCGCCGAACTCAAATCCGCCCGCAGCCGGGCAATTGTTTCCGTTGTTCTCAATATCTTCCTGATGGTGATCAAGGGAATTGCCGGTGTCAAGGCGGACAGCTCCGCCCTGCTTGGCGATGCCATTCATTCCGGTACCGATGTTTTTGCCGCCGCCGCCGCCTTTCTCGGTCTCTGGCTGGCCGGCCGGGAGCATCCTTCTTTCCCCTACGGACTTTATAAGGCGGAAACCATTGCCACTCTTGTTTCGGCCGTGGCGGTTCTTGTCGCGGGCTATGAGATCGCCAGACAGGCCCTGGTCGGTCCTGAACGACTGCCCGATGTGGCGATTGCCTTGCCGGTGACCGTTTTCTGCCTGGCTGCGGCCCTGATTTTCGGTTTTGTGCAGATGCGGGCCGGCGAAAGACTCAATTCTCCCGCCTTGAAGGCTGATGCCCGCGACTACCTGGCGGACAGTCTTTCCACCGCGGTTGTTCTGGTCGGCCTGGTGGCCACGAGCCTGGGATGGCCTCTTGACCGCTGGGCCGCCGCCGCTGTTTCTCTTTTCGTCTTCCGTTCCGGCGGAGGACTTCTGCTGATGGCGGTCAAGGATCTGCTCGACGGGGCGATCGACCGCGAAACGGAACGGGAAATCATTCAGATGGTGGAAGCCTATCCTCGGGTGACCAGGGTGAGGAAATGTCTCAGCCGCACTGCCGGCGGTCGTTTTATCGTCGATATGGACGTCATCATGCACACTCCTTCCCATAAGCTGGCGGGTCAGCTTGCCGACCGTTTGGAAGAGGATATCCCTGCCCGTTTTCCCCGGGTGATCATGGCGCGGGTCCGGCCTCATTACTCCAGTGGCGAGGTGGTGAAACGGGTTGTGCCGGTGACCGGTCCCGGCGGGGAGTTGTCCGGCCATCTCGGATCGGCGGCATGGTTTCTTCTGGAAACGATCGATAAAAAGTCGGGAAAGATCATCCGGGAATACGTGGAAAATCCCTATGCCAAAGAAAAGAAGAAAAAAGGACTGCTTGTCGGCAGGTGGCTGCTTTCCTTGAAGCCTGACCTGCTGGCCGTGCCCGAGAGTGCGGGAAAAGACGGGGTGGCGGTGGTTCTTTTGCGCGAGGCCGGGGTTGAAATCGTTCCGGCGACAAATGATAATTTCAAAACAGAAGAAGCATCCCTGTCCCGGCAGGGCGACTGA
- a CDS encoding molybdenum cofactor biosynthesis protein, producing MDISKTIAAMKRNPEFAENVGMVLVHNGVVRSWSRRDKQTVSYLEVTPDQEKIEEIRREFLGRQGIFDIVIEAGSGRFQPGDDLLFIVVAGDLRENVKPVLADLLDRIKAEAISKKEVVSA from the coding sequence ATGGATATTTCAAAAACAATAGCAGCAATGAAACGGAACCCTGAATTTGCCGAAAACGTCGGCATGGTTCTGGTCCATAACGGCGTGGTGCGCTCTTGGTCAAGGCGAGACAAACAAACTGTTTCGTATCTTGAGGTGACGCCCGATCAGGAAAAAATTGAGGAGATCAGGCGGGAATTTCTGGGCCGGCAGGGTATATTTGATATCGTCATCGAGGCCGGGTCAGGCCGCTTCCAGCCCGGCGATGATCTGCTTTTCATCGTGGTGGCCGGAGACCTGCGGGAAAACGTCAAGCCGGTGCTGGCCGATCTGCTCGATCGGATCAAGGCGGAGGCTATTTCCAAAAAAGAAGTTGTCTCTGCTTGA
- a CDS encoding aminopeptidase N, whose product MTLKPPEIKYRKDYCPPPYLIDEVDLFFALGDQHTLVTSRLHCRRNVADGRQDSPLVLDGEELELISVFLDNKQLGPDDYLLEKESLTILQPPAAFILEITTLIRPPENTSLEGLYQSSGNFCTQCEAQGFRKITYFLDRPDVMSRYTTTIEADHAVPVLLANGNLVEKGEAGPGRHYAKWHDPFPKPCYLFALVGGNLVRKEDIFTTGSGRDVALHIYVQSHNSDKCDHAMQSLKKAMRWDEQVFGLEYDLDLYMIVAVDDFNMGAMENKGLNVFNSKYVLARPDTATDEDYAGIEGVIAHEYFHNWTGNRITCRDWFQLSLKEGLTVFRDQLFSADMTSGAVKRLHDVTMLRNFQFIEDGGPMAHPVRPDSYIEINNFYTVTVYEKGAELIRMMHTLLGAEGFRRGMDLYFARHDGQAVTCDDFVRAMEDGGPIDLGLFRNWYGQAGTPEVWAASSYDPQGKKYSIQMRQSCPPTPGQHDKPPFHIPVAVGLLDGKGNDIPLFCGERRGTSLVLDLTEKEQTFVFENVPEKPVPSLLRGFSAPVKLHYDYSEEELGFLLAHDADSFCRWEAGQRLACHVLLGLIDDIGKGKKLRLAGNFITVFSDLLAQAGKVDPAFLAQLLVLPSEKYLGEQLAVIDVDAIHQARLFTRRTLARHLKELFSDVYRNFSSTSPYRYDQQSAGRRSLKNVALAYLMQLDDPEVMNQCLRQFEQADNMTDVLAALQSIVHNPDCPERKSVLVSFYGQWQKDTLVLDKWFSLQATAPLPETLSEVMWLMRHPAFSMKNPNKVRSLIGAFCSANQLCFHDKSGAGYIFLTDRVLELNSVNPQIAARLLNPLSRWRRFDEARQGLMRAELERILAAGNLSKDVYEVAAKSLHAA is encoded by the coding sequence ATGACGTTGAAACCACCTGAAATAAAATATCGAAAGGATTATTGTCCGCCGCCGTATCTGATTGACGAGGTGGATCTCTTTTTTGCCTTAGGAGACCAGCATACCCTTGTAACCTCGCGCCTGCATTGCCGACGCAACGTGGCGGACGGACGGCAAGATTCTCCCCTGGTCCTGGACGGGGAGGAGCTTGAGCTGATCTCCGTCTTCCTTGACAACAAACAGCTTGGGCCGGATGATTACCTGCTGGAAAAGGAATCGCTTACCATTTTGCAGCCGCCGGCAGCATTCATCCTGGAGATCACCACCCTGATTCGCCCCCCGGAGAACACCTCGCTGGAGGGGCTCTATCAGTCAAGCGGCAACTTCTGTACCCAGTGTGAAGCCCAGGGGTTCAGGAAAATCACCTATTTTCTCGACCGTCCGGATGTGATGAGCCGCTATACCACCACCATTGAGGCGGATCATGCCGTTCCGGTGCTGCTGGCCAACGGCAACCTGGTGGAAAAAGGCGAAGCCGGTCCGGGTCGCCACTATGCCAAATGGCATGACCCCTTTCCCAAGCCCTGTTACCTCTTTGCCCTGGTGGGGGGCAATCTCGTCCGCAAAGAAGACATCTTTACCACGGGCTCGGGCCGCGATGTTGCTTTGCATATCTACGTGCAAAGTCACAACAGCGATAAGTGCGACCATGCCATGCAGTCGCTCAAAAAGGCCATGCGGTGGGATGAGCAGGTTTTTGGCCTGGAATATGATCTTGATCTCTATATGATCGTGGCGGTGGATGATTTCAATATGGGCGCCATGGAAAACAAGGGGCTCAATGTCTTTAATTCCAAATATGTGCTGGCCCGACCGGACACCGCCACTGATGAGGATTACGCCGGCATCGAAGGAGTAATCGCCCATGAATATTTTCATAACTGGACCGGCAATCGGATCACCTGTCGCGACTGGTTTCAGCTCAGTTTGAAAGAAGGGCTGACCGTTTTCCGTGATCAGTTGTTTTCCGCCGACATGACCTCCGGCGCGGTGAAGCGACTGCACGACGTGACCATGCTGCGCAATTTCCAGTTCATCGAGGACGGCGGCCCCATGGCCCATCCGGTCCGGCCCGATTCCTATATCGAGATCAATAATTTCTATACGGTGACGGTCTATGAAAAAGGGGCCGAACTGATCCGCATGATGCACACCCTGCTGGGGGCTGAAGGGTTCCGGCGGGGCATGGATCTTTATTTCGCGCGGCATGACGGTCAGGCGGTGACCTGTGATGATTTTGTCCGCGCCATGGAGGATGGCGGACCCATTGATCTGGGTCTGTTTCGCAACTGGTACGGCCAGGCCGGCACGCCGGAGGTATGGGCTGCTTCATCCTATGATCCGCAAGGAAAAAAATACAGTATCCAGATGCGGCAGAGCTGTCCGCCCACCCCGGGTCAGCATGACAAACCTCCTTTTCATATTCCCGTGGCAGTGGGTTTGCTGGACGGCAAGGGAAACGACATCCCGCTTTTTTGTGGTGAGCGACGCGGTACTTCCCTGGTGCTTGATCTGACCGAAAAGGAGCAAACCTTTGTCTTTGAAAACGTTCCGGAAAAGCCGGTACCCTCCCTGCTGCGCGGCTTCAGTGCCCCGGTCAAGCTCCATTACGACTACTCCGAAGAAGAACTGGGTTTCCTGCTGGCCCACGATGCCGATTCATTCTGTCGTTGGGAGGCGGGACAGCGCTTGGCCTGCCATGTGCTGCTCGGCCTGATCGATGATATCGGAAAAGGAAAGAAACTCCGCCTTGCCGGCAATTTTATCACGGTGTTCAGCGACCTTCTCGCCCAGGCGGGGAAAGTCGATCCGGCCTTTCTTGCCCAGCTTCTCGTTCTGCCGTCGGAAAAATATCTGGGTGAACAGCTTGCGGTAATCGATGTGGATGCGATCCACCAGGCCCGGCTTTTTACCCGCCGCACCCTTGCCCGGCACCTGAAAGAACTTTTCAGCGATGTCTACCGGAACTTCAGCAGTACTTCCCCCTACCGTTATGACCAGCAGAGCGCCGGGCGGCGAAGCCTGAAAAATGTCGCCCTTGCCTATCTCATGCAGCTCGATGATCCGGAGGTGATGAATCAGTGCCTGCGCCAGTTCGAGCAGGCCGATAACATGACCGATGTGCTGGCCGCCCTGCAAAGCATTGTGCATAACCCGGATTGCCCGGAAAGAAAGAGTGTGCTCGTTTCTTTTTACGGTCAGTGGCAGAAGGACACCCTGGTGCTGGACAAGTGGTTTTCCCTGCAGGCCACCGCCCCTCTGCCTGAAACCTTGTCCGAGGTCATGTGGCTGATGCGCCATCCCGCCTTTTCCATGAAAAATCCAAACAAGGTGCGTTCGCTCATCGGCGCCTTCTGTTCGGCCAACCAGCTTTGTTTTCATGATAAAAGCGGCGCAGGATACATTTTTCTGACGGACCGGGTGCTGGAGTTAAACAGCGTCAATCCCCAGATCGCCGCCCGGCTGCTGAATCCGCTCAGTCGCTGGCGCCGCTTTGATGAAGCGCGGCAGGGGTTGATGCGGGCCGAGCTCGAGCGCATTCTGGCTGCCGGGAATTTGTCCAAGGATGTGTACGAGGTGGCTGCAAAGAGCCTGCATGCGGCCTGA
- a CDS encoding 5'/3'-nucleotidase SurE, whose amino-acid sequence MPADSRPLLLLTNDDGVHAPGLRLLYQGMGELYRAVIVAPDRDNSAVSHSLSLHRPLKVKEVEQNIFAVNGTPADCITLAVEKILPAKPDLIISGINDGANLGHDISYSGTVSAAKEGTIRGVPSIAVSISGDPPYHFATAVTCAARITRLILASRLPEDCYLNINVPNLEAAQISSMKITRQGRRMYENAVQELVDPWGRPCFWIGGGSPSRERGPGTDSYEMERGFISVTPIHLDLTNYDALAALQESWTNKLNGGQ is encoded by the coding sequence ATGCCGGCTGACAGCCGCCCCCTGCTTCTTCTCACCAACGACGACGGGGTCCATGCGCCGGGACTGCGCTTGCTCTATCAGGGCATGGGCGAACTCTACCGGGCGGTCATTGTCGCCCCGGACCGGGACAACAGCGCGGTCAGTCACTCCCTTTCCCTGCACCGCCCGCTCAAGGTGAAGGAAGTGGAACAGAACATCTTTGCGGTGAACGGCACCCCGGCGGACTGCATCACCCTTGCCGTTGAAAAAATCCTGCCCGCCAAGCCGGACCTGATCATCTCCGGCATCAACGATGGGGCGAACCTGGGCCATGACATCAGTTATTCCGGCACCGTATCCGCGGCAAAGGAGGGAACCATCCGCGGCGTGCCGTCCATTGCCGTCTCCATTTCCGGCGATCCTCCTTATCATTTCGCCACGGCAGTGACGTGCGCGGCGAGAATAACGCGGCTGATTCTGGCCAGCCGTCTCCCCGAAGACTGTTACCTCAATATTAACGTGCCCAACCTGGAAGCGGCGCAAATCAGCTCCATGAAAATCACCCGCCAGGGACGGCGGATGTACGAAAACGCGGTGCAGGAACTTGTCGACCCATGGGGACGGCCCTGTTTCTGGATCGGCGGGGGCAGCCCTTCACGGGAAAGAGGCCCGGGGACCGATTCGTACGAAATGGAACGCGGCTTCATCTCCGTCACCCCGATCCATCTTGACCTGACAAACTACGACGCCCTTGCAGCCCTGCAGGAATCCTGGACAAACAAATTGAACGGCGGGCAATAA
- a CDS encoding long-chain fatty acid--CoA ligase: MSDNNALSDKTLNALVEKSCALFAGRPALSLAFQQPLTYAELFDRITRVAAQLKEAGIRKKDKVAILGENSPAWAIAYLGTIRLGAIAVPILPDFPESDVRHILTDAKAKILFTTQRQIEKIYELGSHKISSIIMLDDSPPEKHLGQIETFSSFIAKAAQLPPKKLEDAAKPSTISSEDICAVIYTSGTSGHSKAVMLSHGNLYANVNSANQLLKIMPDWTFLSILPMSHTYEFTIGFLLPLLNGCRIVYAGKAPTPTTLQRICRKEKPSAICMVPMIMEKIYKKRVMSAIDQSPLLKLATKIPALRQKIYRKIGRKLLDFFGGNLQLIAIGGAAINHETENFLKESRFPYLIGYGLTETSPLLAAGPFQDPSLVIGCTGKPVPGVEIRIAQPEPATGIGEIMARGPNVMQGYANHPELTAQTIDSSGWLATGDLGRFDQFGNVHIMGRSKSVIVLSNGENIYPEAIEEKINSFMHVIESLVVENHDYLEARVYLDYDLIDQKTKNKNQQQKREYIEQLLKEIQQNVNSQLASYSKIHKIIERQEPFIKTATHKIKRYLYTEGH; the protein is encoded by the coding sequence ATGTCCGACAACAACGCACTGTCCGATAAGACCTTGAATGCCCTCGTTGAAAAGAGCTGCGCGCTTTTTGCCGGGCGGCCGGCTCTCAGTCTCGCCTTTCAGCAACCTCTCACCTATGCCGAGCTTTTTGACCGGATCACCCGGGTGGCCGCGCAACTGAAAGAAGCCGGGATCCGCAAAAAGGACAAGGTGGCCATTCTCGGAGAAAACTCACCGGCCTGGGCTATCGCCTATCTCGGCACTATCCGGCTCGGAGCAATCGCCGTGCCCATCCTGCCTGACTTTCCCGAGTCGGACGTGCGCCACATCCTCACCGACGCCAAGGCCAAAATCCTCTTCACGACCCAGCGACAGATAGAAAAAATCTATGAACTTGGCAGCCACAAAATCAGCTCCATCATCATGCTGGACGACAGTCCGCCGGAAAAACACCTGGGGCAGATAGAGACATTTTCCTCCTTTATCGCCAAGGCGGCCCAGTTGCCCCCGAAAAAACTGGAGGATGCGGCCAAGCCTTCCACAATTTCCTCCGAAGATATTTGCGCCGTCATCTATACTTCCGGCACATCGGGCCATTCAAAAGCGGTCATGCTCAGCCACGGCAACCTGTACGCCAATGTCAATTCCGCCAACCAACTGCTCAAAATCATGCCCGACTGGACATTTCTTTCCATTCTGCCCATGTCCCACACCTATGAATTCACCATCGGGTTTCTCCTGCCCCTGCTGAACGGCTGCCGCATTGTCTACGCCGGCAAGGCCCCCACGCCGACAACCCTGCAACGCATCTGCCGGAAGGAAAAACCTTCCGCCATCTGCATGGTGCCGATGATCATGGAGAAAATTTACAAAAAAAGGGTAATGAGCGCAATCGACCAAAGCCCCCTGCTCAAGCTCGCCACGAAGATTCCCGCCCTGCGGCAGAAGATATACCGAAAAATCGGCAGAAAGCTGCTCGATTTCTTCGGCGGCAATCTTCAGCTCATCGCCATCGGCGGAGCGGCCATCAACCACGAAACGGAAAATTTCCTGAAAGAGTCCCGATTCCCTTATCTGATCGGCTACGGCCTCACCGAAACCTCGCCGCTTCTTGCCGCCGGCCCTTTCCAGGATCCCTCCCTGGTGATCGGTTGCACCGGCAAACCGGTACCGGGGGTGGAAATCCGGATCGCACAGCCGGAGCCGGCAACCGGCATCGGCGAGATCATGGCCCGGGGCCCCAATGTCATGCAGGGCTATGCCAATCATCCGGAACTGACCGCCCAGACCATTGACTCCTCAGGGTGGCTTGCCACCGGCGATCTCGGCCGCTTCGACCAATTCGGCAACGTCCACATCATGGGCCGCTCCAAGAGCGTCATTGTCCTCAGCAACGGGGAAAATATTTATCCCGAGGCCATTGAAGAAAAAATAAACTCCTTCATGCATGTCATCGAGTCCCTGGTGGTGGAAAATCACGACTACCTGGAAGCACGGGTTTATCTGGATTACGATCTGATCGACCAGAAAACGAAAAACAAGAACCAACAGCAGAAAAGGGAATATATCGAGCAGCTGCTCAAGGAAATACAGCAAAACGTCAACAGCCAGCTGGCGTCCTATTCAAAAATACACAAAATAATTGAACGGCAGGAACCTTTTATCAAGACGGCGACCCACAAGATCAAACGCTATCTTTACACCGAAGGACATTAG
- a CDS encoding 7,8-dihydro-8-oxoguanine triphosphatase, which produces MSKTYSPIVATLGFVLSPDRKQTLLVHRNARKDDPHLGKYNGLGGKMRADEDVVGCMRREIREEAGIECVAITLRGTISWTSFGKNGEDWLGFIFRIDRFSGTPFADNKEGTLSWQPVELLHTLPMWPGDRYFLPLVFDDDPTVFHGWMPYRHGQPVSWHFERL; this is translated from the coding sequence ATGAGCAAAACATACTCCCCCATCGTCGCCACCCTGGGCTTTGTCCTTTCCCCGGACCGCAAGCAAACCCTGCTGGTCCATCGCAATGCCCGGAAAGACGATCCGCATCTCGGCAAATACAACGGACTTGGCGGCAAAATGCGGGCAGATGAAGATGTGGTCGGCTGCATGCGTCGGGAAATCAGGGAGGAGGCGGGGATAGAATGCGTCGCCATAACCCTGCGGGGCACCATCAGCTGGACAAGCTTCGGCAAAAACGGCGAGGACTGGCTGGGATTTATCTTCCGCATCGACCGCTTCAGCGGAACACCCTTTGCCGACAACAAGGAAGGCACACTGAGCTGGCAACCTGTCGAACTGCTGCACACCCTGCCCATGTGGCCCGGCGACCGCTACTTTCTGCCGCTGGTTTTTGATGACGATCCAACCGTTTTTCACGGCTGGATGCCGTATCGGCACGGCCAACCGGTCAGCTGGCATTTTGAAAGGCTTTAA
- a CDS encoding conjugal transfer protein TraB, whose product MSDITHLDSGDVHIVDHDGRRFILVGTAHVSRKSVDLVHQVIEREKPDCVCVELDAKRYESLSEKKRWRSLDLKQIIKNKQLSTLLINLVLASYQKKLGDQLGVMPGSELLEAANTAQALNIPLSLCDRDVRVTMRRAWKCTSFFKKGYLVASLAASLFEETEITEEKLNELKETDVLSELLAELGRALPELKTVLIDERDTFLAEKIKRAKGGRIVAVVGAGHISGIKKALLEDRSRQMEEINTIPPVSPLWKVSGWLIPATIIGAIGFIGYSKGMAVAGENMLYWILATGLPAALGALICMSHPVTILAAFAAAPITTLSPVVGVGHVTAFVQVMMQPPQVHEFETVLGDMSKIRRWWGNKLLRVFLAFTLPTLGAVIGVWVAGVEILSNLAKP is encoded by the coding sequence ATGTCTGACATAACCCATTTAGACTCCGGAGACGTTCACATCGTCGACCATGACGGCCGCCGCTTCATCCTGGTCGGCACCGCCCATGTTTCGCGTAAATCCGTTGACCTGGTCCATCAGGTCATCGAACGGGAAAAGCCGGATTGCGTCTGCGTGGAACTGGACGCCAAAAGATACGAATCCCTGTCGGAAAAAAAACGGTGGCGGTCCCTTGACCTGAAACAGATCATCAAGAACAAGCAGCTCAGCACCCTGCTGATCAATCTGGTGCTGGCCTCCTACCAAAAGAAACTGGGAGACCAGCTCGGCGTCATGCCGGGCTCGGAACTGCTGGAAGCGGCCAATACCGCCCAGGCCCTCAATATTCCCCTTTCCCTCTGCGACCGGGATGTGCGAGTCACCATGCGCCGGGCCTGGAAATGCACCTCTTTTTTCAAAAAGGGATATCTGGTGGCAAGCCTTGCGGCCTCGCTTTTTGAAGAAACGGAAATAACCGAGGAAAAATTAAACGAACTGAAGGAAACCGATGTCCTCTCCGAGCTCCTGGCCGAGCTCGGCCGGGCCTTGCCGGAACTGAAAACCGTACTCATCGACGAACGGGATACCTTTCTCGCCGAAAAGATCAAACGGGCCAAGGGGGGCAGAATCGTTGCCGTGGTCGGCGCCGGCCACATCAGCGGGATCAAAAAGGCCCTGCTGGAAGACCGCAGCCGCCAAATGGAGGAGATCAACACCATTCCACCGGTTTCGCCGCTCTGGAAAGTGTCGGGCTGGCTCATTCCGGCGACCATCATCGGCGCCATCGGTTTCATCGGCTACAGCAAAGGAATGGCCGTGGCCGGGGAAAACATGCTCTACTGGATTTTGGCCACCGGTCTGCCAGCCGCCCTGGGCGCCCTTATCTGCATGAGCCATCCCGTTACCATTCTTGCCGCCTTTGCCGCGGCGCCCATCACCACTCTCTCACCGGTTGTCGGCGTCGGCCATGTCACGGCCTTTGTCCAGGTCATGATGCAGCCGCCCCAAGTGCACGAGTTCGAAACCGTGCTGGGAGACATGTCGAAAATCCGCAGGTGGTGGGGCAACAAGCTGCTCAGGGTTTTTCTGGCCTTTACGCTGCCCACCTTGGGCGCAGTCATCGGCGTATGGGTCGCCGGTGTTGAAATTTTATCCAATCTGGCAAAACCATGA
- a CDS encoding restriction endonuclease, with translation MSKWQTRKLGEISEMCLGKMLDGKKNKGEFQPYLANINVRWGGFDLSSLNKMRFEDTEQERYGLKFGDLVVCEGGEPGRCAIWKDQVQGMKIQKALHRVRINSGHSNEFVYYRLLLANKNRELAKHFIGSTIKHLTGIGLKQVEFSFPIFEEQQKIAAVLSALDAKIDCNNRINAELESMAKTLYDYWFVQFDFPFDFASGKPAPNGKPYKSSGGKMVYNSTLKREIPAGWKGGTLDDLGQIVGGSTPSTKNPENFTADGTSWITPNDLSDNQGNKFISRGAQDVSAEGLKDAALKKYPAGTVLLSSRAPIGYMAIARNELTTNQGFKSFIPTNGYSTAFIYYTVKNSLKAITQYASGSTFKEVSATVLKTVKISLPDSKVVGQFSKSVEPIFKRQDLLEQENQHLTQLRDWLLPMLMNGQVTVK, from the coding sequence ATGAGTAAGTGGCAGACAAGGAAGCTCGGTGAAATCTCCGAGATGTGCCTTGGGAAAATGCTTGATGGAAAAAAGAACAAGGGGGAATTTCAGCCATACCTTGCGAACATCAACGTCAGGTGGGGCGGATTCGATCTTTCCAGCCTGAACAAAATGCGCTTCGAAGACACCGAACAAGAGCGGTACGGATTGAAATTCGGTGATCTTGTTGTCTGTGAAGGCGGTGAGCCTGGGCGCTGTGCGATCTGGAAAGACCAAGTGCAGGGAATGAAGATACAGAAGGCTCTTCATCGAGTTCGCATCAATAGCGGCCACAGCAATGAGTTCGTTTATTACCGATTGCTTCTCGCGAACAAAAATAGAGAACTTGCCAAGCACTTCATCGGCTCAACCATCAAGCACCTAACCGGCATCGGGCTGAAACAAGTTGAGTTTTCATTTCCGATCTTCGAAGAACAACAAAAAATCGCCGCCGTCCTCTCCGCCCTCGACGCCAAAATCGACTGCAACAACCGCATCAACGCCGAACTTGAGTCCATGGCCAAGACCCTGTACGACTACTGGTTCGTGCAGTTCGACTTCCCCTTCGACTTCGCTTCAGGCAAGCCCGCCCCAAACGGCAAGCCCTACAAATCCTCCGGCGGCAAGATGGTCTACAACTCCACCCTGAAACGGGAGATCCCGGCGGGGTGGAAGGGCGGCACCTTGGATGATCTGGGGCAGATTGTCGGCGGCAGTACGCCTTCAACAAAGAATCCGGAAAACTTCACCGCCGACGGCACGTCGTGGATTACCCCGAACGATCTGTCCGACAACCAAGGCAACAAATTCATCTCCCGTGGCGCACAGGATGTCTCCGCCGAGGGTCTCAAGGATGCCGCCCTGAAAAAGTATCCCGCCGGAACGGTCTTGCTCAGTTCCCGCGCACCCATCGGCTACATGGCCATTGCCCGGAACGAACTGACCACCAATCAGGGCTTCAAGTCCTTCATTCCGACCAACGGCTATTCAACGGCGTTCATTTACTACACTGTCAAAAATTCCTTGAAGGCCATCACCCAGTATGCCTCCGGCTCGACCTTCAAGGAGGTCTCCGCCACGGTCCTGAAGACCGTAAAAATCTCCTTACCCGACTCGAAAGTCGTCGGTCAGTTCAGCAAATCAGTGGAGCCGATCTTCAAACGCCAGGATTTGCTTGAACAAGAAAACCAACACCTCACCCAACTCCGCGACTGGCTGCTGCCCATGCTGATGAACGGCCAAGTGACGGTGAAATGA
- a CDS encoding carboxyvinyl-carboxyphosphonate phosphorylmutase: MSSPREKLEKLLAGDEFLLMPCCYDALSALLIEQAGFPLTFMSGFAVSAARLGLPDTGLISYGEMVDAGRTICGRVSIPVIGDADTGYGNAVNVKRTISGYAAAGFACAMIEDQLMPKRCGHTKGKMVVERKEAFARIRAAVDAREEGADILIMARTDARTTHGMDEALSRCRGFADLGADIIFLEAPESVEEMKLFCREIPGHKMANMLQHGKTPMLFPVELAAMGFKIAAYPLTLISSTISAIQHALQTLKQGDYPAHIDFAGLKDIVGFTDYYREEERYAG; encoded by the coding sequence ATGTCGTCGCCACGGGAAAAACTTGAGAAACTGCTGGCCGGGGACGAATTTCTCCTCATGCCCTGCTGCTATGACGCCCTTTCCGCCCTGCTGATAGAACAGGCCGGCTTCCCTCTTACCTTCATGAGCGGTTTTGCCGTCAGCGCCGCGCGTCTCGGACTGCCGGACACCGGACTCATCTCCTACGGCGAGATGGTCGATGCGGGCCGCACCATCTGCGGCAGAGTCAGCATCCCGGTCATCGGTGACGCCGACACCGGCTATGGCAATGCCGTGAACGTCAAGAGAACCATCTCGGGCTATGCGGCGGCGGGCTTTGCCTGCGCCATGATCGAAGACCAGCTGATGCCGAAACGGTGTGGCCACACCAAGGGGAAAATGGTGGTGGAAAGAAAAGAGGCCTTTGCCCGAATCCGGGCTGCGGTGGATGCCAGGGAAGAGGGGGCGGACATCCTCATCATGGCCCGCACCGATGCCCGCACCACCCACGGCATGGACGAAGCGCTCTCCCGCTGCCGGGGTTTTGCCGACCTGGGCGCAGACATCATTTTTCTTGAGGCCCCGGAGTCCGTTGAGGAGATGAAGCTTTTCTGCCGGGAAATCCCCGGCCACAAAATGGCCAACATGCTCCAGCACGGCAAAACCCCCATGCTTTTCCCCGTCGAACTTGCGGCAATGGGATTCAAAATCGCCGCCTACCCCCTCACCCTGATCAGCTCGACGATTTCGGCCATTCAGCACGCATTGCAAACCCTCAAGCAGGGCGACTATCCCGCGCATATCGATTTTGCCGGGCTCAAAGACATCGTCGGCTTCACCGACTATTACCGGGAGGAAGAACGCTATGCCGGCTGA